The genomic region ttttttccccatcctcccggaaccgtcccgaaatacaatctaagccgtcccgaaattaatgtggaccgtcccgaatttaaaatgttagtttttctacattatcattagttaaaatcattcaaagtgacctttaacataaataaaacatcatacaaatcattagatgataattcatcaacctttttatttgagtaaaccATTCAATCagataaacaaaggccaaatatatttaaacaaacacacaaacgagaaaattactctaatattgaatccaatcaagtcccatccaattaacaaaaacatccaacactgtcctgaagacagaacccagagtaaccactaaccaggatgacagtctgtcAGTCAGGAGACCCTTacaaacggccccgccccctcgcacacagacgggagagagagatctcgtctggattggaaagctcgaaaatacatcatagacgcatgttgtagtcttattgcatattagaaacggagttggtgaaactaaaactgcgatataatgtgtatgtagtaataatacatgacatattttttaaatgtctccagtccCGATAAAAAGtcagataacgtcggagcttaacgttaccactgtctttaataattccggcccggggcccgtttaataccggggctcggtacccatccctacatggggagaggcgcagcatattgctaaggactacatacgatggagagttctcatctcagccttattacccataggggatgaagaggagtaagtaaataaagaggccggcgctccagggtctggttctgctgtgcgtttttgtgatgtaacggtaaaacatttcagaattcctccacgggatgccattgtacatcactcaacccgcgaaatacacacactcagtacatagctagacctGCGAATTTGCGGGCACAGCCAGCCGCCCAGCTGGCAGCCAGCGGCACAGctgtagctacatgtgtgtgtatttcgcgggtttctaaatgttttgtgcgtgtgtgtttatgttgacaaggaggtttaataactgtgtgctacacaaaacgtgcagtcattttcattttcatcgccgtttgtaaccgggattcatccgtgaagagaacacctctccaacgtgccagacgccatcgaatgtgagcatttgcccactcaagtcggttacgacgacgaaccggagtcaggtcgagtcaggtcgagaccccgatgaggacgacgagcatgcagatgagcttccctgagacggtttctgacagtttgtgcagaaattctttggttatgcaaaccgattgttgcagcagctgtccgagtggctggtctcagacgatcttggaggtgaacatgctggatgtggaggtcctgggctggtgtggttacatgtggtctgcggttgtgaggccggttggatgtactgccaaattctctgaaacgcctttggagacggcttatggtagagaaatgaacattcaattcacgggcaacagctctggtggacattcctgctgtcagcatgccaattgcacgctccctcaaaacttgcgacatctgtggcattgtgctgtgtgataaaactgaacgtttcagagtggccttttattgtggccagcctaaggcacacctgtgcaataatcatgctgtctaatcagcatcttgatatgccacacctgtgaggtgggatggattatctcggcaaaggagaagtgcttactatcacagattttttcagatttgtgaacaatatttgagagaaatggttattttgtgtatatagaaaatgttttagatctttgagttcatcatgaaaaatgggaccaaacacaaaagagttgcatttatatttttgttcagtgtagtttcaCATGTGCAGCATGGACTCACCTTGGAGGACATAGATGCGGTCCCTGTACTCCACAGCACTGTGAAACTCCATGGCCGCGGGCATAGCACTCACTGCTGTCCAACAGTTGTCTCTGGCATCATAGCACTCGACTGACTTTAAAGCATTTCGTCCATCGCCTTCATATACCCGGCCTCCCAGTGCATAAAGCTTCCCACAGCAGAGCAAAAGCCTGCAGCCGATCCTGGCCCTCAGCAGCGGAGCACGTGAAAGCCATCGGTTGCCCGCGTGTTCGTACTGCCAGAAGTCGCTCTCTGCCCGATGATCTATGGACACTTCGCTGTTGCTCGGCCTGTAACCTCCAGCGATGAAGATGTCGTTCTCTGAAGACACCAAGATACCGACCTCCCGGAGATCATTGGGGGGTTTGCAGAGCTTGAACACCCGTCCTGTGGTTGTATCAAGGCAAGGCACGGTCTGCTTCTTCCCTGAGTGTTTGTGAGCGGCATCAAAGCAGATGACCATCTCAGAAGCAGTCATACCCAGGCGCTGCGGGCAACCATTGGTGCCAGTCAGGCGGGTTTTGGCCTCAGCAGGGTCGGTAGACAGGGATAGGGCACAGGCGAAGGGGGCAGGTACCTGACTTAGGAAGGCCTCATCCAGCAAGGGCAGACGGATGCATTCGGTAAACACCTCAGCGAGGGAGGCCTGACGACCAGAAAGATCATGCTCCAGCCAGCGAATTATGCTCTCATAAACGTGCTCTTCTTTCTCCACGTTGAGGTCATCATTGTTCAAAATGCTGACCAGCTGCTCCTTGTTCATCTGGAGGAACTCTTGCTCCCATGACACACACAAGAACTacgacaaaaacaaaaaaaggtttcAGTGTTTAGCATCCAAACGGACTCATAAGAGAAAGCATGACTACATGAACAGGGGAagtaaacatgtaattactaataaCTGGGGATGGGCAGACACCAGGTCTTAAATGGGCCTTAGAGCTAAATGATTTAACGCAgtattttgtataactatatcGTTACAGGTTTTTTAATCTGTACTTTGTCAGGATAATAAATGACACCAACACATCCAGTCTCTCTTCTATATGGTGACTTTGGTGTTTGGTAAAAATGACAGTTGCCACAAATGTTGCTTGTATTCAAAATATACTTGTAgtttaaatgaaaataaattgtTGTCCTGTTCTGAATTGATTCttttaaaaaactatttttagtACTGAAAAAAGAACAGAATAAGAGTATTGATAAATAACCAAATTAATAAGGAGTCCCTGTAAGTGTGGTAAGGATATAATACGAACGACAAACATTCCTAAACTGACCTTCTTGCGAATGTAGTCCTGTGAGCTTTCCTTCAGCTCCTGATGTCCATAAGCATCAGCAAACATGTAGACCCCAATACAGTTCTGGGGGTCAAGTCTGCTGATCATGAACTGGGCACACTGGTCCTGCAAGGCAGGAATCTGGAAAATACTGGCAGCAGTGAACAGGGCCTGGACATTGCACTCAGAGAGCGTGACCCTGGATGTGTAGGCATAGTCCAGGACGAGGTGCATGGATTCAGATTCCACCCCGACGATTCTGACCTCACGCTGGCTGCTCTCTGTAAGGCCACTGGTGAACATGGACCTGGTGGTGATGGTGGAGAAAACACAAATGATGCAACTATACTTCAATCATCACGTAACTACAGCATTTCAATTCAAACATGCTACAACTTGACATGGAAGTTTAATCTTAATATGTTAACATTTATCGATTAAGCTGTACCGAAGCCCACTCTAGAGCAGCCAAGTAATGTTTTACCAGCTACAAAATATTGAAAATACAAACACTTATAAACATTCAACATTACCCACCGAAAATATGGGCTGATTGCTGCAAGGACATTTCTGTGACATGAGAAAGTCTTGCCATGGTCCACTTCTACGACTATGTCTGTGAGCTGTGCTTCATCATACAAGGATTTCAGCTGTTGAAGGAGGTGACAGGCATGAACAGCATCTACTCCGTTGTAGTTGTTGTTTGGAGGTGTCCCATTTTGTACTTGTAACAGCTTCCCTACCTCTGTAAACACAGTGCAAAGAGAGATACAAACATTACAATAGCACCCATGAAAACAGTGTGGACATCAAAAAATACATTGAAAGACCAGAATCAATCATAAATACAAACGATTTAATTTGAGTTAATGCAGTTTTTACTGGTAAACAGTCATTCCTGTTCCATTTCTTTTAGAGAGCtttaataataattcaaatCACATTAAAAAGGTTATGCAAATAAAACATGGTGTAATAGTAACACATGTA from Pseudochaenichthys georgianus chromosome 5, fPseGeo1.2, whole genome shotgun sequence harbors:
- the kbtbd8 gene encoding kelch repeat and BTB domain-containing protein 8; the protein is MAASGEVGKLLQVQNGTPPNNNYNGVDAVHACHLLQQLKSLYDEAQLTDIVVEVDHGKTFSCHRNVLAAISPYFRSMFTSGLTESSQREVRIVGVESESMHLVLDYAYTSRVTLSECNVQALFTAASIFQIPALQDQCAQFMISRLDPQNCIGVYMFADAYGHQELKESSQDYIRKKFLCVSWEQEFLQMNKEQLVSILNNDDLNVEKEEHVYESIIRWLEHDLSGRQASLAEVFTECIRLPLLDEAFLSQVPAPFACALSLSTDPAEAKTRLTGTNGCPQRLGMTASEMVICFDAAHKHSGKKQTVPCLDTTTGRVFKLCKPPNDLREVGILVSSENDIFIAGGYRPSNSEVSIDHRAESDFWQYEHAGNRWLSRAPLLRARIGCRLLLCCGKLYALGGRVYEGDGRNALKSVECYDARDNCWTAVSAMPAAMEFHSAVEYRDRIYVLQGEYFFCFDPRKDYWSHLAPMSVPRSQGLATLHKNCIYYIAGICKNHQRTFTVEVYDIEKSTWSRKKDLPFDQATSPYIKAMLLQSRLHLFVRATQVMVEEHVFRTSRKNSLYQYDDDDEADAWTKVYETPDRLWDLGRHFECVVGKLYPQCLQKVL